The Elaeis guineensis isolate ETL-2024a chromosome 5, EG11, whole genome shotgun sequence DNA segment ACATAATTAATGTCTTCTATAGTCCCTCTGCCAAGTGCCCTCATGGCAGTATGCAAACGAGGGGCAACATAATGGTATGCACCCATGTTCATTGGCTCCTCCTGGCACCAAACAATCTCTGCAtctgaaaaatacaaataaatggaAACAAAAGTCAGTTACATGTCATGAGAAAAACAATACAACTACTCAAATAGCTCAGCAAATCAGTATAAATAATATATTCATTAACATACAGCTGCAGCCATGTCCTTAAGTAGGTGACAAAGTGAAACATTATCTCAGAAATAAACAGCAATGCAAGTAACGCGGTTGCTACATGGGCAGAACCAAATCCATCACAGTGATCACCAGAGTCAATAGCTAAGGGAGCTCAGCTATTTATATTCCAAGCCTCAGCTCATAAGATAGGCTCAAGAACAGCCCTGTGCCTTCAAGTGGGCTTGTTGCAGGTTTGTGGCTCATTAGGCATGCACGTGTTTACCATACTAAGGGCCTGTTTTAAATACTTACGAGAAAATTCCTGTAGTATATAAACCTACAAGAAGCCGGGTTACAATCTGTAGGTTCCTTTCTTGAATGCAAAAGTAGGAAAACTAGTGGTTTGTTACTTTCCACAAAACAGAAATAAAGTATCGACCGGATTTATGACTGGAGATTAATTAGTTTGGATGTAAATCGACTCAAAAGACCACATTTTAGCCTGACAAGATGTTCCTGATGGAACAAGACCATCCTAGGTCCTTAAAAGTGCATTTGATAGACTGGTGTCTTGCAATGATTGGTATTTCTTCTGAGGAAAAGAATGGGCAGAGCCCAATCAATACATCAAAATAATGAAAAGAAGTACGTGTCCTGCATAGATTGTTGACAACACAACATGTGTTGAATAGGCGGTTTAAATAACTATTAAATTCACTGTCCGGATGTGAAACATTCGCTACGGTTATTTTTCTTTCAAGCCAATCTTGTCACAGGTGCAACATGCTTGTGATTAGGATGAAATGATAGTCCAAATAAGGGGCATGTTATGTGACAATTTGAATTGGATCTGGAGGTATGACAGTATAATGATAAAGCTTAAGCAATTTTCAAATCAGGCAATGTAAAGAATCTCCTGAGAATGTCTACTTATACATAAAAAAAGTGTGAGCGCATGCATGTTTCTTCAATTTCCACACAAATAATAAGCATTCTGATTTAAAGATAATATCTCATACTTGGATATCGCTTCAGTTCTCTCTGGATCAGGTCATATGGGAATGGGCAGAGCTGTTCAACTCTACAGATTGCAACATCCTTGCGATCCTTTTTCTTTCGTTCTTCATCCAGTTCATAATAAATCTACATGATCACAGATGTAAATAACAAGACTTACATTGCATTCAAAATGGTCAGTGGAAAAAGAAGCACGTTTCCTTAGCAAGCCCTCGGAAGTGATTGTTCAGTTAGGTGGTAGTAGATGGTACTGTACAGTGTAGGCCCCccaaatgtgtgtgtgtgtgtgtgtgtgtgtgtgtgtgtgagagagagagagagagagagagagagagattacctTTCCAGAGCACAAAATCAGTCGATTAATACCCTCCTCAAGATCTTTATGGTCATTCTGATCTTTTATGAGGCGCTTGAAGCGTGTCCCTTGCTTATCAAATCCAGGGTGCCCTACGAGATCGTCAAATTCAGAAAGATGTGACTTGCAGTCCTTGTGCCGAAGCAGGTTCTTTGGAGACATCACAATTAGAGGTTTCCTGAAATCTCTGTGTATCtagataccaaaaaaaaaaagtgaattgaAAAATCTAAAAGGTATTGAGCCCATAAAGGCATGCTCATGAACAATCACCTGCCGCCGCAGAACATGAAAATAGTTTGCAGGTGTTGTGACATTCACTACTTGCCAATTGCACTCTTGAATCTGTTTTCTGAGTGTTGGATCCATCTCAGGTATAACATAAGGGTTATCATCGCTCATCTGAGATCATCTTAAGCAATCAGTTACTGAAATATGCACAGCATGAAAGCAATAAAGTAGAGCTGAGCAGAAGTGCACATGGCATGTAAGGAACCTAGCATAATACTCTCATCCACTAGCAGGGAAAACATAAATGCAAAAAGAGAAAACCCCACTCGTTGAAAGATCATATTGGAAGGTGATATACAAAAGCTTTTGTTGAAAGAAAGTTAAAACAGATTTCATATTAATGAGGAAACAATTAAGTGTATGGCTTGGACAATAGAAATAGAAAGCATCTTGACACGCTATACCACAGGCATACACTATAACAAAATTGCATGCAATCGAAAACTTAAAAACTTCTAGGGCAGGAGAGGAGGAGGTGGGGAGGCAACTTTCTGATAGTTGAGATagaaaaagaatccattatatCATGGTTTGTAGAAAAGCCATTACGGTTATTTAACAGCCATGAAAAAATCTGTGAATTTATTATGGATGGGAAAACATataaaccaaaaaagaaaaattccaAATCATCTTTCAGAATATACTATTGCTTTGTCATAATATCCAGTTTACAAAGAAATGAAGTCCTAATAACTTTATAGCTGCATTTGAGATTTGTTAATACAAATATTGGATGTACATTATATTCTTAAAACAGTGACTGTTAAGTAACAGCAGTCATGACTGTTATTTAATGCTGTTTCAACAGATACAAAACATGTGTAACAGCCATTATTTACAGGGAGCAATGTATTTCTGTAAACATATGGAAATGTCATGGAACTGCCATAAAAGCAATTATCAACCATGATTATAAACCACCCTTCCACCATCATAAAAaggaaaattttttatataaagaatgaagagaaagaatgctagaattaaaaaataagaataccATAGTCACACTGCTGTAGCATACTGAAACAACATTAGCACATACTATTAGATAAAAATGCAGCAGCACTATAGCCATACAGTAAACAAACGCAAACTGTAGTTCAGTTAGGAAACAGTTCTCAATAATTTGGGAAACTATAGCTATATTTGTATATTCTTTTGTGAATACAACCTGGATTAACAGCAAGGGTAATCACCTTGGACTCTCTACAAATTTACTCTACATATGACAGGACTCAAATTATTAGACTTTGATTGAAACAACTAGAAAAGCTTAAATAAGTTTTTGATGACTTCTGCAAAAGGTACATGCTAAATGTATACACGAGTAGGTACCTAAGACATACACGCACCACACACATGATACATTATCACTTTATTAGAAGAGATCTTACAAAATTGAAGCTCTAACATGGGCCTTACAGGCAATGCATAATACCAATTAGTTCTAGGGCAAACCTGGAGAAAACGCTCCAATCGTGCGCTTGAATGTTCGGGGCCTTGACCATCATAACCATGGGGGAGCAAAACAGCAAGACCTGTTTGGCGAAGCCACTTTGACTCTCCACTACTTAAAAACTGATCAAAAATGACTTGGGCCCCATTCGCAAAGTCACCAAACTGAGCTTCCCAAAGTACTAATGAGTTGGGATTTTCCATTGAGTAACCCAATTCAAATCCAAGGACAGCAAACTCTGAAAGAGAGCTATAAGAGAAGAGGGCATAGCAGATCAGCTTATTGTCATGTTCCTCTAAAGGATACAAAGGATAAAAGAAACAGAATCGAGTGTGCAGCATATAGGAGCAGTCTTTTCAAGCATTTAAGTCCTCTAGAAACAAAAACTTGAACCTCTTAAGGCTGCACACCATGGTAACAACAAGCACAACATCTGTAACAGCAAATTCAATTTACAATTTGAAAAATGACATAACCTCAAGTGGGCCAATCATTAACTTCATTTATTTGAAAATCAAATACTTGATAAATTAGTAGATAAAACAGAAGCAGTAGCTACTCCACAAGCATCAAATGGAGGCCTAAATTGTTGCTTGCATTTCTAGAAAGAGGATATAACATTTAGGAGTTAGTGCAACAAAGTACTTGATAAGAAACATGGTTATTTTAATGCCTTGTTCAAAAGTAACCAGAAAAGTTATAATAGACCCATCACTTAAACTTctaagaacaagagaagaaagaatatCATTTTATATATTGTTAGATGAAATATTAATGAAAACAGTGTTTTTAGACCCTCCTGACTACTTTGTTCCTTCTCAATAGAAGGGAATGGTGGCATAAGTATCAAACAAAGAATTAATGTCATAACCCGGAGGACTATTTACAAGAGTAAACAGAATACCTAGATACCTAAACCAGAGGGAATTTAGGAAGATGAAGGAATAGTGGAGAGATTACACCTATTGTATATTAGTAGCAGTAAGAAAGCAACTAGTTTCCACCCTCTACATGGGGGCAGTTTTTACCAATTCTATCAATAGTTAAATTTACAATTggtgcaagcataatccaatccTTCCTGCAAACCATGACAATTGCTTTtcacatcaaaaagaaaaagaaaaaaagagatatatTTAGAGTACCCAATGTTATCGCATATGATCTTCTACTCTCTTGTAAGTTGGATCCTATTTGCCAAACATATGGTTTATaagaaataatataaaattaagaaagGTCTTCTGCAGATAAATGCATATGCCATTTCAATGCAGAGCAGGAGCTTACAAACTTTACATGGTACTGGCTTCAAATAAACAAAGTCAAACTATTATTAACATGGAAAAATGCAGTTTCATATAAATGCATCATCGAGACAGGGTACTAAGGAAACTCTAACAGATAGCCATGTTGAACTGTTAATAACATGTGACATGCATACATGGACTGTTGTTAATCATATGCAATTGGGATTGTCATGCAAACCAAACATTGTGATATTAAAAAAAGCCATCCAAAGAAGTAGATTTGTTAATCTAATCAACCAAACACTCACTAGAGACctaaatttattctctaattatcAAAGAAGCATATCAATATTTACCATTAAAGTTTGCACATAGACATCTAGAATCTTTTCATATACAAGCAAAAAAAGTCAAGTTTGGGGGGAGGCGGGCGTCGACCCAACCTTATGAGTATTCGGACTATAACAGTTCCGATGAACAGTCACTCACTTTTGACAGTTATACGATTCCAGAAGATGATCCAAAATTGGGTCAATCACGTTTATTAGAAGTtgataatagagtggttgtaccagCCAAAACTCATCTACGTATGATTGTAACAACTGCTGATGTACCTCATAGTTGGGCTGTACCTTCCTCAGGTGTCAAATGTGATGCTGTACCTCGTCGTTCAAATCAGACCTCCATTTTGGTACAACGAGAAGGTTAAAGGCTTATAACAACAGTGATGTGCAGGCATTGGAATTTGCCTTACACCTATAATGCAAAGGGGATTATCATCAGTGAAAGACAACATGGATGTCTTGGCTACCATTACATCCGCTTGCTTATTACCCATCCTAGAGATGAGTATGTATGTGGTTGAAGCAAGTGGTAAGGCGGGGGACTGCAAATCTTTTATCTCCGGTTCAAATCCGGGTGTCGCCTGATCAACAAAAGACTTGAAATTTCTTATTCTGCTGATAAACTTACAAAAGTAAATCAGACAaaatgaaaatatctcatttcccATTCTGACGCATTGGCATCAAATTGAATGCTCAGTCAGCTTTACATTTGCAACAAACTGTTGACAAATGCGCTTGATATGCAAGTATGACTGGGCCACCAAAAGGGGCTGGGAAAATTCAAACTACGAAGTAGGGATTGCTTAAGCAAGTCAACATACCAAAGATTTGATGTTTGAAGCTTCAAATCCACATGCAGAGCTTCctttaaaaagaaaaatctatATAACTATGCACAGCAAAAAGTTCTATTGTACATTTTTCATGTTAAAAGCCAAGCTCAAAACATAGAGAAACATGCACCATATAGCCCTAGAAAGAGAGTAACACAAGAGAAATGATTAAAGTAACAAAGATCAAGTCACTCTGAAGGCAGATTAGATAAATTGGAACACATACCTGTTGCTAACAGTAAACATCTCCTCATTTTGGTTCATTAAAATATGGTCTAGTGGGCAGTACTTCTCTCCAGTTTCTTGATCATGAACAAATGCATGACGATGACTGAAAGTGCCTCTTTCGACATCCTGCCCACTTAACCTGACATGATTACCTTCAATTATAAGGGTGGCAAAAGCTAGTGCTTCTGCAAGTGCCCAGTCAATGCCTTCCCCAGTTTCAATCATCTTAGCACGTTGCTCAAAAATCTTCTTTAGAGCTCTGTGAGGCTTAAAATTTTCAGGAAGGGTGGTAATGGCTTGCCCAACACGTTTCAGTATTTCAGGTTTGACACTGTAATTTTGCAGTGGTCTAACTTCAGATAAATCAAAATAAGGAAATGGATCagcaggagaaaaagaagaaaaaccaaAAAAGAAGGATGACTATACCCAGTATTCCTAATACGGGAAATTTGTTCAGGTGATTTAAATCCAGCCCAATAAGCTGAAAGCCAATCCCTCCTCCTTGGAACGTAGTCTTTGCTTTTAATAAATTCTTCGTTCAGAATGGAATTGACTTTGTTGTGTATTCTCTCAATATCTTCTTTAGAGATCTGCCCTGATTGTAGAAGCTTGTTTTGGTATATCTCTAGTGCACTCGGATGGTTCCGAATCACCTATATAAGTATAATACAAATTAGAATGGTCAAAGATCATGTCCAAGAATGCCCGATAACAGTAAAGAATCTACTTTAGCATCATTTAAGGAAATTTTGAGTTCTTGGTTCTGATTATTGAACAGTAAGCATGTTTACTttctatcccttctttcttactggCTTTCACTTTCTTTTTTACACATTTTATCTTTAAGTAACTATCTTTTTTTAAATCAAGGAAATATTCTTAAATGCTTAAAAAATAAACGTTGAGAAAAAGAGCAAAAATGAAACGTTAGCCAACATGAAAAAAGTGACAAATTAGAGAATGAAGTGAACAACAAAAGCAAGTTTTGCATATATTCATAAGATAAAGAATCAGAGAGAACCAAAGAATAATTCACGAGCTGAGCTTtcccataaaaataaataaataaataaaataaacgaAAGCATAACAAAATATAGaagaattagaaaaaaaaaaccaCCTGATACATTTTAGGCTGTGTGAAAGAGGGTTCATCAATTTCATTGTGCCCAAATCTACGGTAACAAACAATGTCAACCACCACATCCGAATGGAATGTCTGACGCCACCCTGCTGCAAGTTCACAAGCATGGACCACTGCTTCCAAATCATCACCATTCACATGGAAAATTGGAGCATTTAATGCTTTAGCTACATCTGTACAATACTGAGAAGACCTCCCAGACTTTGGATCGGTTGTAAATGCAACTTGATTGTTCACAACAATGTGAATTGTTCCACCGGTTGTGTAGTTGGGGAGAGCACTCAGATGCAAGGTCTCATAAACCACACCCTGCCCCGCAAAGCTTCCATCACCATGAATCAAAACTCCCACATTCTTTGTCCTCTCGGCATCATTTGAGTAGTACTGCTTTGCCCGAGTCTTCCCAACGACAAGGGGATCAACTGCTTCTAAATGACTTGGATTTGCAACTAAAGATAGATGTATTCTTTTCCCACCTCTGGTGGGCCTGTCATAGGAAGTACCCAGATGATATTTCACATCTCCTGTTCCGGTGTACAACCCCTCTCCCTCTTCAACAGGCTTCGTACCACCACTAAATTCACTGAAAATCTGACGCAAAGGCTTCCGGACGACATTACCCAAAACATTCAACCTTCCCCTGTGAGACATTCCAATCACAATGCTTTCCACCCCCATATCAGCCGCTCTGTCGAACATCTCCTTCATGCCCGGAATCAAAGTCTCCCCACCTTCAAGACCAAATCTCTTCGCGGCAGTCCACTTCGTGGCCAAGAAATTCTCAAACTGAGTGCTCCAAATAAGCCTATCAAGCAAGACCTCACGGCGGTCCGGACTGTACTCCCTCGGTTTCACGGTCTCAATCTTTTCTCTCAACCAGTTACACTTTTCACGATCAGGAATGTGCATATACTCATACCCGATAGTCCCGCAGTAAGCCTGCTCGAGCCTGTTTAAAATCTCCCGAAGGGTCTGGACTGGGCGATTCTCTGACAAGAAGCCCGACATCCTCCACACGCCCAGGAAGAATTCTCTATCCAAATCGGCCTCGGTGAATCCATACAAAGCCGGGTCCAAATCCTCGGGAATTTCCCGCTTCTCTAAACCTAAAGGATCGAGCTGGGCCTTCATGTGGCCATTGACTTGGTAGGCCCTAACCAGGAGCAGCAATCGCATGCTCTCATGGATGGTCTGGCCGGAGATTCCCGGAGAAGTGGCAGCTTGGCCAACAAAGTTTCTAAAGAAGTTGTCCCATGACTCATCCACACTGCTGGGGTCGTTCTCCCAGGCTCTCTGCAGCTCCTCCAAGTAAACACTGCTCGTGCCATCGAGGAAGCTATCTGTGAGCTTGGAGAGGGGCACGGGGCGGGGAACCGGGGCGGCCTTGGGTCTAAAATTCGTGGAATGGAAGCAACGAGTAGAGGAAGGAAGAGCACGAGTTCTGGCGATGTGATGAGGCGCCTGAGATAGGTTTCTTCTGAGGGCCAATCTAGCTACCCCGGACGCAGCTCTAAACCACGCCATAGCGATCAATTTCCACTAAAGCGACCAAATATTTCTCAGAACGGCATCCAAATAAGCCTATTATCTGAATTTAAAGAAATCAAACCCTTCGCGAACAAATTTACGCAAAAAAAAGACTGGGAAATCCTGCAAAATAAACAAAGGAGGAAAGGAGAAGATCTTATCAGtaatcgaaaactcaagtgcaaCTGCTtctttaggtttttttttttttttaaatcgatcgagaatttcaaaaaaacacACATAGAGACGCGAATACATACAAGAAGAACGACATGAAACGAGATATAAAGATGAATTCCGGAATTATGGTGTAAAATTTCAGAAGAAATGGATCTTTTGAAATCGCTGCTCGTCGGCGATGATACCTGAGAGGAGTTGGAAAGAAGAAACCCTAACCCTGGAGGTAGGGCAGGAAAGAATGAAGCAGAAGGCAAGCGTTGAAGGCGCTCGCAAGTCGCTTCCGCTGATCAGGATTCAGCCGCTGTGCTTTATCCTTTATTACCGGGGCCTTCTAGAAAAAGCGCGTCGTCGTTCTCCCATATTCCCGTATTCCCCACCTCGATGGACGATGGACGGGCGAGATGCTTTTCCAAAAGCCGAGGGATTTATCCAGTCGAGAATCTGAGCCACTATTGCAATGCCACGAGGCAGCCACTTTAATTTTAGGCGCTGCCCAAATGATTCCCTCCTTCGTCCGTtgattaatctaaaatcaattctaTATCAAATATCCGTtgattaatctaaaataaattttatattaaattataatatttaataaaaaataataaaataaatactaatttttatattttttgagagaaaaaaatttatacaactACGTTGAAGACGAGCACGACAAGCTTTCATCTGATGGTACAGAAAGCTCACCATGCATtcaggataaaaaaaattaataaatacataatatttatattgaattattaaataaaaattatttaaaaatacattaaacatattttttatatttaaaatagttaatattaattttttttgatatataagaAGGCTAATTTGTAGTagcataatatcatcaaaatttattaaaaaaagatagtacaaaaaaaaaatagaaaagaaaactacaaaatgaaaaaaaaatctcattagactaataatatcaaaattcaaatttaaaattaaaattttaaattttttcaatcaaaacatgatcttcaaaatttaaaatttgaaattcaaaaaaaaaaaatctccatcgcACCATCTGATGGAAAAATAAGCGGAACGTCAAAAAGAAAGCATCGTCAACCACCACACTTGAGAGAGAAGTACTCAAAGGAGAGCATTGTCGAGCCTATAGCTAAAATACCTAATATTGAtgatatttatgtaaataataAATGgacttaaaaaatatattttattatttaaattacttatttaaagatatttttaaaaatttgatagtaTTTCTACGTAAGACCACCTCCAACtaaatgtaataatttttttttttctgatgtcaTTTTTTAAAATAACATTTCTACCAAC contains these protein-coding regions:
- the LOC105045720 gene encoding uncharacterized protein translates to MAWFRAASGVARLALRRNLSQAPHHIARTRALPSSTRCFHSTNFRPKAAPVPRPVPLSKLTDSFLDGTSSVYLEELQRAWENDPSSVDESWDNFFRNFVGQAATSPGISGQTIHESMRLLLLVRAYQVNGHMKAQLDPLGLEKREIPEDLDPALYGFTEADLDREFFLGVWRMSGFLSENRPVQTLREILNRLEQAYCGTIGYEYMHIPDREKCNWLREKIETVKPREYSPDRREVLLDRLIWSTQFENFLATKWTAAKRFGLEGGETLIPGMKEMFDRAADMGVESIVIGMSHRGRLNVLGNVVRKPLRQIFSEFSGGTKPVEEGEGLYTGTGDVKYHLGTSYDRPTRGGKRIHLSLVANPSHLEAVDPLVVGKTRAKQYYSNDAERTKNVGVLIHGDGSFAGQGVVYETLHLSALPNYTTGGTIHIVVNNQVAFTTDPKSGRSSQYCTDVAKALNAPIFHVNGDDLEAVVHACELAAGWRQTFHSDVVVDIVCYRRFGHNEIDEPSFTQPKMYQVIRNHPSALEIYQNKLLQSGQISKEDIERIHNKVNSILNEEFIKSKDYVPRRRDWLSAYWAGFKSPEQISRIRNTGVKPEILKRVGQAITTLPENFKPHRALKKIFEQRAKMIETGEGIDWALAEALAFATLIIEGNHVRLSGQDVERGTFSHRHAFVHDQETGEKYCPLDHILMNQNEEMFTVSNSSLSEFAVLGFELGYSMENPNSLVLWEAQFGDFANGAQVIFDQFLSSGESKWLRQTGLAVLLPHGYDGQGPEHSSARLERFLQMSDDNPYVIPEMDPTLRKQIQECNWQVVNVTTPANYFHVLRRQIHRDFRKPLIVMSPKNLLRHKDCKSHLSEFDDLVGHPGFDKQGTRFKRLIKDQNDHKDLEEGINRLILCSGKIYYELDEERKKKDRKDVAICRVEQLCPFPYDLIQRELKRYPNAEIVWCQEEPMNMGAYHYVAPRLHTAMRALGRGTIEDINYVGREPSAATATGFYSVHVQEQTQIIQKAMQQEPVRYPY